In Dyadobacter sp. NIV53, a single window of DNA contains:
- a CDS encoding glycosyltransferase: MRILNICAYTWAIGGPARIIYDHTNEVLRQGHQVDILSPMTPGEKSYPVPEGARLIECARTTPVSNYYREFSIGMYQYLKTHITEYDVIHMHGIWHFGSLAPFLIPNHAVMVITIHGLLDKWAVAHSKWKKDLVTILYQKRLLGKADLIQINNTDEQQDVIRYLGYEPKNMVIIPNGMKLSEYANLPKKGLFRNKHQIGTDQQVILFMGRLNIKKGLDLLLPAFLKVHEKLPNAILILAGPDDGYQSETEDFIQKNNLGNKIKLVGMLTDTDKKEALSDADLFVLPSYSEGFSIAVLEAMTSKVATLVSDRVGFGDYIRKYNAAYLTPLNSDGVAKGLLKILQDQDYAETLVKSAYKMVTENFDIKVVANQLLEEYKKIKKI, from the coding sequence ATGCGGATTTTAAACATATGCGCCTACACCTGGGCAATTGGCGGCCCGGCAAGGATCATTTATGATCATACCAATGAAGTACTTCGTCAGGGACATCAGGTAGATATTCTGAGTCCGATGACACCAGGTGAAAAAAGTTATCCTGTTCCGGAAGGTGCACGGCTGATAGAATGTGCCAGAACTACTCCGGTTAGCAATTATTACCGTGAATTTTCGATTGGTATGTACCAATACTTAAAGACACATATAACGGAATATGACGTCATTCACATGCACGGAATCTGGCATTTCGGCAGCCTGGCGCCATTCCTGATACCGAATCATGCTGTGATGGTGATAACCATTCACGGGCTTCTTGATAAATGGGCAGTAGCACATAGCAAATGGAAAAAAGACCTGGTTACCATTTTATATCAGAAAAGGCTTTTGGGCAAAGCTGACCTGATCCAGATTAATAATACAGATGAACAACAGGATGTAATCCGTTATCTGGGCTATGAGCCAAAAAATATGGTGATCATTCCAAACGGAATGAAGCTTTCGGAATATGCCAACCTCCCGAAAAAGGGTTTGTTTCGTAACAAACATCAGATCGGGACGGATCAGCAAGTGATCCTGTTTATGGGAAGGCTGAATATTAAAAAGGGTTTGGATCTCCTGCTTCCAGCCTTTCTGAAAGTGCACGAAAAACTACCGAATGCCATACTGATTCTAGCCGGTCCTGATGACGGTTATCAATCAGAAACGGAAGATTTTATTCAAAAGAATAATCTTGGAAATAAGATAAAACTGGTTGGTATGCTCACCGATACAGATAAAAAAGAGGCTTTATCTGATGCTGATCTTTTCGTACTTCCCTCCTATTCCGAAGGTTTTTCCATTGCGGTTCTGGAAGCTATGACTTCAAAAGTAGCCACGTTGGTATCTGACCGGGTTGGCTTTGGTGATTATATCAGGAAGTATAACGCCGCCTATCTTACACCTTTAAACAGTGATGGAGTAGCAAAAGGACTTCTTAAAATATTACAAGATCAGGATTATGCAGAAACATTGGTAAAAAGTGCGTACAAGATGGTTACGGAAAACTTTGACATCAAGGTAGTTGCCAATCAGTTATTGGAAGAATACAAGAAGATTAAGAAAATCTAA